The following proteins are co-located in the Herpetosiphonaceae bacterium genome:
- a CDS encoding MGMT family protein, translating into MRPLRPDDIPEILKLRIYEVVQAVPRGSVSTYGDIAAIVGGGIDARTIGQALNQVPKDREQAVPWQRIVNAQGGISTKGLLQRKLLEDEGVVFSAQGKIDLRRFRWRGPSAEWAEEHGYQTLPPDEPEAEQLSLL; encoded by the coding sequence ATGCGCCCGTTGCGACCGGATGATATTCCAGAGATTCTCAAGCTGCGGATCTACGAGGTGGTGCAGGCCGTGCCGCGCGGCAGCGTCAGCACCTACGGCGATATTGCCGCGATCGTCGGCGGCGGCATCGACGCCCGCACAATCGGGCAGGCGCTGAATCAGGTGCCCAAAGACCGGGAGCAGGCCGTGCCCTGGCAGCGCATCGTCAACGCGCAGGGCGGCATCAGCACCAAGGGGCTGCTTCAGCGCAAGCTGCTTGAGGATGAGGGCGTTGTGTTCAGCGCGCAGGGCAAGATCGATCTGCGCCGGTTTCGCTGGCGCGGCCCGTCGGCGGAGTGGGCTGAAGAGCATGGCTACCAGACACTTCCGCCCGACGAGCCGGAGGCCGAGCAGTTGTCGCTGCTGTGA